A window of Oncorhynchus tshawytscha isolate Ot180627B linkage group LG10, Otsh_v2.0, whole genome shotgun sequence contains these coding sequences:
- the frem1a gene encoding FRAS1-related extracellular matrix protein 1a isoform X2, which yields MGLQRGALRWALPWLLLVMAGGSHGSLVKTNLGLRVKRGQPAYLQEGDLQFHIPPVKDACKVEVVLNEPITQRVGTLTPQVFDCHYLADDVKYVHNGCPILKEDTVKLRLYRFTETETFTEVFFLRVEIMEPDCNIIKLGPKSLVVPEFYGLSDTLDGNVVSFHYERMTSLECSIRVNTHETHLPGHGQLVIGEPDQLEARGDEPESFIPLRQQLDNKARAMCKTEDCLNGLKLAKVIKVPCDEFLVMGLRYQHIDPPSPDVDYIALRLDLTDTRSGSIYQSERAWIPVHIPGAVPNQPPKPAFMSMFILEVDQFILTPLSTATLDAEDGETPKQLLVFNITKPPLEGFITHLSDHTRPIFSFTWVDLNDMLIGYQPPNSSHTQRRNYEVEFEVHDFFFEKSAPIMVHMSVRTADTNAPRVSWNMGLSLLEGQSRPITWDQLQIVDNDNFKAVRIITVDGLQHGRLTLRGGKGFMFTMADILAGAVRYHHDDSDTTKDFIIFRITDGRHQTRHKFPINILPKDDSPPFLITNTVLELSEGHTALLRGSILQASDMDSSDDYILFNITRPPQAGELMKIPGPGLTGYPVSRFLQKDLFHSVVYYRHLGNEVFDDSFEVVLSDFHDPPNLSEPQVIVVHINPVPDQPPKEVPGVTRCLVVKETEVVHLTKKQLHFIDLESPDSELTYTVTTPPFYSRSYGGHDAGRLFLVDSIAKFTKDAEAPVLRLFTQHAVNYMKVAYMPPILDIGPYPQHIQLVLSVTNQQGTTVAGICFNITVVPVDNLAPEVHMKPLTVDEGGECWVGPDHLLLEDHDSTEESLRVELKREPQHGAVQLDGFSMKPGQNFTVRDLKSLKVRYHHDSSETVGDAIELIATDGINAINFVLEVKVTLINDEVPVLMPGLKPVLDCAEGQEVIITAEYIYATDADSDDNSLTYMIARQPYHGVVRKNAIVVDRFIQADIVAGSITYEHTGAEIGLAPRHDTITFVISDGQAENTPSCCNDRGDTLKRGRTQVQESLPLYDLKVTVFPVDSQMPSIATGDVFVVDEGGVAPITVAHLSASDVDTPLEELVISLVSPPQYGYIENILPSPGFEKSNTGISIASFSYSDIMNEHVNYVQSRHQRIEPTADQFMLCVSDGKHTSAHVHFYIIINPINDEVPEFLARNITVREGHMKELDPAVINAVDLDIPKNKLLFSVVQAPQHGTIMGRTYGNDVPANGRPVNRHRDAEVLVQDFTMQELRNGMSLMYMHDDSENMVDSFTIQLNDGKHQLQRHVMVNVLPVNDEEPRVIRNNGLEVEAGEARLISSAILFAQDSDTTSQEIVYMLESVPTQGLLQVKVGSDWVTQSAGMNCTQETVDMNLLRYLHTGPLGHTQDFFVFHLLDGKNRSPAQHFHISLKDMEKGDIAIFVKPVKTSRGERVVLTTDVLLATDGTDKPEELFYIVTVPPGNGHMEYIKHPGVAISTFSQMDIAANLVGYVHDNRATASLETLQFVVSNGKATRNGTLEIYVETTDRVLPSLTCNSGLRVPQDSSVAVTPDALALSDPDTPPSDLLFFLAQPPQYGTLLRGGVPLAAGGNFTQWDLQELEVTYRHGGGPSQIDRFAFTASDTTNRSFLLEGRVQTEPVIFTIQIEPLDSSAPEVVQLQSLWKAEVLSDGRYGIYLSYRELRAQDGNTKDEDLTFHIHRPPYFGYLENTIKGSFIQQRFTQRDLSKRTIVYIIDPATEALSDSLEFRVSDPLGNTGPSHTLELKWSRVELAVSEYQACENQGTVSLDVLRKGNMAESSYITIKVRDVTATAGKDFTLSPSSLIQFDPGVSKRSWRIEMTQDHLEEAEETFEVTLVSPEGTVVGSTSKALVKIKDSGKGQCGSSRAPMGSSLGGKQVQSGPYPQHGSIHLETLPLAKGDQQMTWTRGDGMPQSVPAAVPATPNMKLRAMANRKTIPPSSVHRNGTDTVFMYHGIMSVRLEDDKSLSRKGRKANIQVTSRGRQQHAAAAPPVAPNLNPKPVPKTKSDHLLPRSMPEQPNKEPSPSSGPKPCVPELMGLLHFNQSSGGLLRCNGISWKPWAPTDE from the exons GTGTTTGACTGCCACTACCTGGCTGATGACGTAAAGTATGTCCACAATGGCTGCCCGATACTAAAAGAAGATACTGTCAAGCTTCGACTCTACAG gttcacagagacagagacctttACAGAGGTCTTCTTCCTGCGTGTGGAGATCATGGAACCTGACTGCAACATCATCAAACTAGGGCCCAAGTCCCTGGTGGTGCCAGAGTTCTACGGCCTGTCCGACACGCTGGATGGCAACGTGGTGTCCTTCCACTATGAGAGGATGACTAGTCTTGAGTGTAGCATCCGTGTgaacacacacgagacacaccTCCCGGGTCATGGTCAGTTGGTCATTGGGGAGCCAGACCAGCTGGAGGCCAGAGGGGACGAGCCGGAGAGCTTCATTCCTCTCCGGCAGCAGCTAG ATAACAAGGCCAGGGCCATGTGTAAGACTGAGGACTGCCTGAACGGCCTGAAGCTGGCAAAGGTTATCAAAGTGCCCTGTGATGAGTTCCTGGTGATGGGCCTTAGGTACCAGCACATAGACCCACCGTCTCCAGACGTAGACTACATCGCCCTCCGACTGGACCTCACCGACACCAGGAGCGGGAGCATATATCAG TCGGAGCGGGCCTGGATACCTGTCCACATCCCTGGCGCTGTTCCCAACCAGCCGCCCAAGCCAGCCTTCATGTCCATGTTTATCCTGGAAGTGGACCAATTCATCCTCACGCCCCTCTCCACTGCCACCCTGGACGCAGAGGACGGAGAGACCCCCAAACAGCTGCTGGTGTTCAACATCACCAAGCCCCCCCTAGAGGGCTTCATCACCCACCTGTCAGACCACACGCGACCCATCTTCTCCTTCACCTGGGTGGACCTCAACGACATGCTTATCGGTTACCAGCCACCCAACTCATCCCACACCCAGCGTAGGAACTATGAG GTGGAGTTTGAGGTACATGACTTCTTCTTTGAGAAGAGCGCCCCGATCATGGTCCACATGTCAGTTAGAACAGCAGACACCAATGCACCCAGGGTGTCATGGAACATGG GTCTTAGTCTTCTTGAAGGTCAGTCTCGTCCAATCACTTGGGATCAGCTCCAGATTGTGGACAACGACAACTTCAAGGCTGTACGCATCATCACTGTCGACGGCCTCCAGCATGGCAGACTAACACTGAGAG GTGGCAAGGGTTTCATGTTCACCATGGCCGACATACTCGCGGGCGCTGTGCGCTACCATCACGACGACAGCGACACCACCAAGGACTTCATCATCTTCCGCATCACCGATGGGCGCCACCAGACCCGGCACAAGTTCCCCATCAACATCCTGCCCAAGGATGACAGCCCACCATTCCTCATCACCAACACAGTGCTGGAGCTCTCTGAAGGCCACACGGCCCTGCTGAGAGGATCCATACTGCAGGCCTCAGACATGGACTCAAGCGACGACTACATCTTGTTTAACATCACCCGGCCACCGCAAGCTGGAGAGCTCATGAAGATCCCTGGTCCTGGACTCactg GTTATCCTGTCAGCCGTTTCCTGCAGAAGGACTTGTTCCACTCTGTGGTCTACTACCGCCATCTAGGGAATGAGGTGTTTGATGACTCCTTCGAAGTGGTGCTCTCGGACTTCCATGACCCACCCAACCTTTCAGAACCTCAG GTCATAGTGGTGCACATCAACCCTGTGCCTGACCAGCCACCTAAAGAGGTCCCTGGGGTGACTCGCTGCCTGGTGGTCAAAGAGACAGAGGTGGTCCACCTGACCAAGAAGCAGCTTCACTTCATCGACCTGGAGTCCCCTGACAGCGAGCTCACATACACTGTTACCACTCCGCCCTTCTACAGCAGGTCTTATGG GGGCCATGATGCAGGGAGGCTGTTCCTGGTTGACAGCATTGCCAAATTCACCAAGGATGCTGAAGCCCCAGTGTTAAGGTTATTCACACAG CATGCAGTCAACTACATGAAAGTGGCCTACATGCCTCCCATCCTGGACATTGGGCCTTACCCGCAGCACATCCAGTTGGTGCTCTCCGTCACCAACCAGCAGGGAACCACAGTCGCTGGCATCTGCTTCAACATTACCGTGGTGCCAGTGGACAACCTGGCCCCAGAG GTGCACATGAAACCTCTGACAGTGGACGAGGGTGGGGAGTGCTGGGTGGGTCCGGACCACCTGCTGCTGGAAGACCATGACTCTACAGAGGAGAGCCTGAGAGTGGAGCTGAAGAGAGAGCCTCAGCATGGAGCTGTTCAGCTGGATGGCTTCTCCATGAAACCGGGCCAGAACTTCACTGTTCGCGACCTGAAAAGCCTAAAAGTTAG ATATCATCACGACAGCTCGGAAACAGTGGGCGATGCCATTGAATTAATCGCTACCGATGGGATTAACGCAATCAACTTTGTTCTGGAAGTTAAG GTGACACTGATCAACGATGAGGTTCCAGTTCTCATGCCAGGTCTGAAACCTGTTCTGGACTGTGCAGAGGGACAGGAAGTCATCATCACCGCTGAGTACATTTATGCCACAGACGCAGACAGTGATGATAACAGTCTGACCTACATGATTGCCCGTCAGCCATACCATGGCGTGGTGCGCAAAAACGCCATTGTGGTCGATCGCTTCATTCAGGCAGACATTGTCGCAGGGAGTATCACCTACGAACACACAG GAGCGGAGATTGGACTAGCCCCTCGACACGACACAATCACGTTTGTGATATCCGACGGCCAGGCGGAGAACACTCCGTCATGCTGTAATGACCGAGGGGACACATTGAAAAGAGGCAGGACACAAGTCCAGGAGAGCCTGCCTCTGTATGACCTGAAGGTCACCGTGTTCCCTGTGGACAGTCAGATGCCTTCTATTGCAACAG GAGATGTGTTTGTGGTGGATGAGGGGGGTGTGGCCCCTATAACTGTAGCCCACCTCAGTGCCTCGGATGTGGACACTCCCCTGGAGGAGCTGGTGATCAGCCTGGTCTCTCCTCCCCAGTATGGCTACATTGAGAATATCCTGCCCAGTCCTGGATTTGAGAAAAGCAACACAGGCATCAGCATCG CCTCCTTCTCttacagtgacatcatgaacgaACATGTGAACTATGTCCAGTCCAGACACCAGAGGATTGAGCCAACCGCTGACCAGTTCATGCTCTGCGTCTCTGACGGGAAACACACCTCTGCGCACGTCCACTTCTACATCATCATCAACCCCATCAATGACGAGGTCCCGGAGTTTCTCGCCAGAAATATCACG GTGCGAGAGGGCCATATGAAGGAGCTGGACCCTGCTGTTATAAACGCGGTGGATCTGGACATCCCTAAGAACAAACTGCTGTTCAGCGTGGTCCAGGCCCCCCAGCATGGCACCATCATGGGCCGAACGTATGGCAACGACGTGCCCGCCAATGGAAGACCCGTCAACAGGCACAGGGACGCAGAGGTGCTGGTCCAGGACTTCACCATGCAGGAGTTGAGGAATG GTATGTCTCTGATGTACATGCATGATGACTCTGAGAACATGGTGGACAGCTTCACCATCCAGCTGAACGATGGGAAACACCAGCTCCAGAGGCACGTGATGGTCAACGTACTCCCTGTCAATGACGAGGAGCCTCGAGTCATAAG GAACAATGGACTGGAGGTGGAGGCAGGCGAGGCTAGGCTGATCTCCAGTGCTATTCTCTTTGCTCAGGACAGCGACACTACCTCTCAGGAGATAGTCTACATGTTGGAGAGCGTTCCCACTCAGGGACTGCTACAGGTTAAG GTAGGCTCTGACTGGGTGACCCAGTCTGCGGGGATGAACTGCACCCAGGAGACAGTGGACATGAACCTGCTGCGCTACCTCCATACCGGgccactgggacacacacaggaTTTCTTTGTGTTCCACCTGCTGGACGGGAAGAACCGTTCCCCCGCGCAGCACTTCCACATCTCCCTCAAGGACATGGAGAAAG GAGACATTGCCATTTTTGTGAAGCCGGTGAAGACCAGCCGCGGTGAGCGCGTGGTTCTGACCACAGACGTCCTGCTGGCGACGGACGGTACAGACAAACCGGAGGAGCTGTTCTACATCGTTACAGTCCCCCCCGGCAACGGACACATGGAGTACATCAAACACCCTGGGGTGGCCATCAGCACCTTCAGCCAGATGGACATCGCTGCCAACCTGGTGGGCTACGTCCACGACAACAGAGCCACCGCGTCGTTGGAGACACTACA GTTCGTCGTCAGCAATGGCAAGGCCACCCGTAACGGCACCCTGGAGATTTACGTTGAGACCACCGACCGCGTGCTGCCATCACTGACCTGTAACAGCGGCTTGAGAGTCCCTCAGGACTCCTCCGTGGCGGTGACCCCTGACGCCCTCGCCTTGTCAGACCCCGACACCCCACCCAGTGACCTGCTCTTCTTCCTGGCCCAGCCTCCGCAGTACGGCACACTGCTTCGTGGCGGTGTCCCGCTCGCTGCCGGGGGTAACTTCACCCAGTGGGACCTGCAGGAGCTGGAGGTGACTTACAGGCACGGGGGCGGCCCGTCGCAGATCGACCGCTTTGCCTTCACGGCCTCAGACACTACCAACAGGAGTTTCCTGCTGGAGGGGAGGGTGCAGACGGAACCTGTTATCTTTACCATTCAG ATTGAGCCTTTGGACAGCTCGGCTCCTGAGGTTGTGCAGCTGCAGTCTCTGTGGAAGGCTGAAGTCCTGTCTGACGGTCGCTATGGGATCTACCTCTCGTACCGGGAGCTGAGAGCGCAGGACGGCAACACCAAGGATGAAGACCTCACCTTCCACATCCACAGGCCACCATACTTTGGCTACCTGGAGAATACGATTAAAG GCAGCTTTATCCAGCAGCGTTTCACTCAGAGGGACCTGAGCAAAAGGACTATCGTGTATATCATAGACCCAGCGACAGAAGCCCTGTCGGACAGCCTGGAGTTCAGAGTGTCCGACCCGCTGGGGAACACTGGGCCCTCCCACAC GCTGGAGCTGAAGTGGTCTCGTGTGGAGCTGGCTGTGTCTGAGTACCAGGCATGTGAGAACCAGGGCACTGTCTCACTGGACGTCCTACGGAAAGGCAACATGGCCGAGTCCTCGTACATCACCATCAAG GTGAGAGATGTCACAGCGACTGCTGGAAAGGATTTCACTCTGAGCCCGTCCAGCCTAATCCAGTTTGATCCTG GCGTATCCAAAAGGAGCTGGCGTATTGAAATGACCCAAGATCAcctggaggaggcagaggagacatTTGAAGTGACACTGGTGTCCCCTGAGGGAACCGTAGTAGGCAGCACCTCCAAAGCGCTGGTTAAAATCAAGGACTCTGGGAAAG GACAGTGTGGATCCAGTCGGGCCCCTATGGGCTCCAGTCTGGGGGGGAAGCAGGTTCAGTCAGGGCCGTACCCCCAACATGGCTCCATTCATTTGGAGACACTACCCCTTGCCAAGGGAGACCAGCAGATGACCTGGACCCGGGGCGATGGTATGCCCCAGTCTGTGCCCGCTGCTGTGCCCGCCACGCCCAATATGAAACTCAGAGCCATGGCCAACAGAAAGACG ATTCCACCATCATCAGTCCATCGTAATGGAACAGACACTGTGTTCATG TACCACGGGATCATGTCCGTGCGCCTGGAGGATGACAAGTCTCTGTCTAGGAAGGGAAGGAAGGCTAATATTCAGGTGACCAGCAGAGGGCGGCAGCAACATGCAGCCGCAGCACCACCAGTGGCTCCCAACCTCAACCCTAAACCTGTCCCTAAGACGAAGAGTGACCACTTGCTCCCACGTTCAATGCCTGAGCAGCCCAATAAG GAGCCTTCACCTAGCTCTGGCCCTAAACCCTGTGTCCCAGAGCTGATGGGGCTCCTACACTTTAACCAGAGCTCAGGCGGGCTCCTCCGCTGCAACGGGATCTCCTGGAAGCCCTGGGCTCCCACTGATGAG TAA